From the genome of Desulfurella sp.:
ACCAAGAACGCTTGAGAGTCTTTGTGGTATTTTGTCTATAATTTTTGCCCGCTGTGCATCGTCAATATCGTGATTTACATAAGCAATAATATCTGCTATTCGAACGATTTGTCCTTCAAGTGTAATAGCAGAATTTTTTTTGTCAAGCAAAATATTGCCCCTGCCCTTTGAGTGTTTTAATATGCCATCTCTGACTTCATATGTTAAATTCAATCCCTTACCATCCTTTTCAAGTATATCAACTACTCTCAAGCTTTGAAACCAGTGTTTGAACTTACCATGTGTTTTTTTATTTAAAACAGCTTCACCTGCATGACCAAACGGCGTATGACCCAGATCGTGAGCTAAACTTATTGCTTCTGTAAGTGTTTCGTTGAGTTCTAAGGCAACAGCAATCGTTCTTGCTACCTGAGATACTTCAAGTGTATGTGTCATACGTGTCCTGTAATGGTCACCAAGAGGAGAAAAAAACACCTGTGTCTTATGTTTTAGTCTGCGAAACGATTTTGAGTGAATTATTCTATCCCTATCACGCATATAATCAGTTCTGATATCGTCTTTTTCTTCTGGTTTTAATCTGCCTCTTGTCTGACTTGATTTTGCAGCGAATT
Proteins encoded in this window:
- a CDS encoding deoxyguanosinetriphosphate triphosphohydrolase, producing MNIRERIEKNEELYLCEFAAKSSQTRGRLKPEEKDDIRTDYMRDRDRIIHSKSFRRLKHKTQVFFSPLGDHYRTRMTHTLEVSQVARTIAVALELNETLTEAISLAHDLGHTPFGHAGEAVLNKKTHGKFKHWFQSLRVVDILEKDGKGLNLTYEVRDGILKHSKGRGNILLDKKNSAITLEGQIVRIADIIAYVNHDIDDAQRAKIIDKIPQRLSSVLGDTHSKRITTMVKSVIKQTKESNYQQILMENDILECLNELRDFLFENVYMSDAIQSEISKSSKVISDLFEYFMEHIDLIPQYGSTKEESVADYISGMTDRYAMNLYYKIFIPKSWAIT